In one window of Candidatus Sulfotelmatobacter sp. DNA:
- a CDS encoding MotA/TolQ/ExbB proton channel family protein gives MNAISAVATFYKEGGMYMHAVLVIAVVITAIVIERLIIIGRATALNGRKFTDDLVRHATRGDLMGARNVSTQSNAPVARVAQAMLHTAGHDEAALQSAADDATVLVLPDLSKRLPALNVLANSATLIGLLGTITGLITAISGVGVADAAQRSAYLASGISEALHTTAFGLIIAIPTLMVSGWLNARVEGVAQDVDELTVRLSKAMAGASAARPAQVTKMPVGSAPAATRPATGTLGGGQ, from the coding sequence ATGAATGCGATTTCGGCGGTAGCCACCTTCTACAAAGAGGGCGGCATGTACATGCATGCCGTTCTGGTGATCGCGGTGGTGATCACCGCGATCGTCATCGAGCGGTTGATCATCATCGGCCGCGCCACGGCGCTCAACGGCCGCAAGTTCACCGACGATCTGGTGCGCCATGCGACGCGCGGCGATCTGATGGGCGCGCGTAACGTCAGCACGCAGTCGAACGCCCCGGTCGCGCGCGTGGCGCAGGCCATGCTGCACACCGCCGGTCACGACGAGGCGGCGCTCCAGTCGGCCGCCGACGATGCGACCGTCCTGGTGCTGCCCGATCTCTCCAAGCGACTGCCCGCGCTCAACGTGCTCGCCAACTCGGCCACGTTGATCGGGCTCCTCGGCACCATCACCGGTCTCATCACCGCGATCTCGGGCGTCGGAGTCGCCGACGCGGCCCAGCGTTCGGCCTATCTGGCGTCGGGCATCTCGGAAGCGCTCCACACCACGGCGTTCGGTCTGATCATCGCGATTCCCACTCTGATGGTGTCGGGATGGTTGAACGCGCGGGTCGAAGGCGTCGCCCAGGACGTCGACGAGCTGACCGTGCGGCTGAGCAAGGCGATGGCCGGCGCGAGCGCGGCCCGTCCGGCGCAGGTCACCAAGATGCCGGTCGGCAGCGCTCCGGCGGCGACGCGTCCGGCGACCGGCACGCTGGGCGGAGGCCAGTAA
- a CDS encoding tetratricopeptide repeat protein — translation MDSAARAPRLASVPPDSLRALRVASDSLGADWLALRRAVAARRAGDTRAMIAALEPLDWSKPGFAEADRAAFLLGLGYLEQGTPSRFVALARQVEGWPDPTPFTRWLGYQRAILESQGMSLAPDTTASAPDSTLERLAASSPALQSFLKARAVAAQGGDEEREWIELAADTTTRLGRDLAGEALLRQAGRILDHGGDPTALLRSVPPGSRYSSRARHLLGLLALEQGDSSAGTSQLESLLALDSSYAEARAVRMALASQRLDARDWAAAEQAYAAVDRDWSNENAALRAMLESGNFDSLWTAWAGAPAGSPTLALDADAARVAAESLAVAAEDLTQHPMREPPPLDASALAPWRWTVAPPTAEASRQVTQSERQLEELRYERDGARRDVERERAELAERQRYLSVGLERSQGEMRLLSDRAAQLDSLRRTLGALNQQLAAVRDSATLHLGRRLERIVRTALAHELWMNGMRFYYLSDPALQRTHRLPQGFPSADSMLAAEQGLARAIEAVAESMVIATPSLIARSYRDSWRPGLITRSDSLGIAAGQLLSRARALGGTIDSCLTATSSSPALRLEERRLAWLESSADSMEVRHRALRSRTATEAVEAALDAMNDEREGIDYGLASSRYGLAIQLGVPDSLELPAAAAGHENDSTSLATDVEEPAEAAEWRMRAIESLQTFLGRHPESPARGEVRFRLADLMLVDARQQFREQMAAYLKAQAAGQPTGHLPQLSDRTALDLYVAILKQDPDFPHRDAVLFNAAMILADDGDPAAVPYFQELVSSFPESPYCQESYLRMADLNFNDRDFASGVTLYQRAAAGGDTSLAVTALYKMGWAEYNAERYLQAVDAFRRVLDLYDAPGHAPIQVDVHKEAESDLIQAMARAGGAPAFAMYFDTLGTRPYEMKLLMSLAAYQRRYSLFADAAASEELALTRYPLAPEALENAQLLAETYRRWEKPDQVRDAQLKYASQFAPGSDWARAQASDSVRTAGSEFARGGLKSVALEHHLEARKTNSAWEWREALQLYDTILSHWPDDPDAPALHLNAGEACASVGDYPAALAHYAAAAKGGPDSTAQLALWQEVAVTDSWYEASRSAGTGPHPLGSDSLATAVMSAADQLLQRYPQHPRAADLLWREGNLAFAHRWYDRSAEFFGKFATQHPSDSRAPLAAMLRADSYLRLDQFDQAGAAYAAAMTAARTAGVDSLARRAERAIPICAYRQAEAAVAADSTAYAKHAELFEKVATSWPGYEHADLAEYRAGLAYQKAGKTEASVNAMQNLILHFPNSEFLRDAHLQIAKQWEEKGEKARAAQGYEDFVKAFPQDSVARDAWLKAADLYAGAGLTDRADQLHLAYVHRYPDDVAAAMDFLEDLARRELKTVSPSHPISTLIPPPAPIRSKLKKGVAAAAPVASASSEPPSHLAQYLKLAAAHPDLASKPLIAEIRFDQGEESFAAYSSAAIRQPLEKSIPAKQKLLDQVLSRFRECVNVGVAEWSHAATYRIGEALVGFGDALQKSERPADIKGDDLTAYDQVLHQQAQPFYDRGEGVWAELLRQRAKDSSDDSWMGKAQQSLFQRMSDRFYYRPETDYPLAAAVAADKVHPAKSDLPSRAHGGKSKSSERAEAKSHRGSRGRTASMTSQGSEP, via the coding sequence GTGGATTCGGCAGCCCGCGCTCCGCGGCTCGCGAGCGTGCCGCCCGACTCCCTGCGCGCGCTGCGCGTGGCGTCCGACTCGCTCGGCGCCGACTGGCTCGCGCTCAGGCGAGCGGTGGCGGCGCGCCGCGCCGGCGACACACGGGCGATGATCGCGGCGCTCGAGCCGCTCGACTGGAGCAAGCCGGGATTCGCCGAGGCGGACCGCGCGGCGTTCCTGCTCGGGCTCGGATACCTCGAGCAGGGAACCCCGAGCCGGTTCGTGGCGCTGGCGCGACAGGTCGAGGGTTGGCCCGATCCGACTCCGTTCACCCGCTGGCTCGGCTATCAGCGCGCGATTCTCGAGTCTCAGGGGATGAGCCTGGCGCCCGACACCACCGCGAGCGCACCCGACTCGACCCTCGAGCGCCTGGCGGCGAGCTCGCCCGCGCTCCAGTCGTTTCTCAAGGCGCGCGCGGTCGCGGCGCAGGGCGGTGACGAAGAGCGGGAATGGATCGAGCTCGCCGCCGACACCACCACGCGGCTCGGCCGAGATCTGGCCGGCGAGGCCCTGCTGCGGCAGGCCGGCCGGATACTGGACCACGGTGGCGATCCGACCGCGCTGCTTCGGAGCGTGCCGCCAGGCAGCCGCTACTCGAGCCGCGCGCGCCACCTGCTGGGCCTGCTGGCGCTCGAACAGGGCGACTCCTCGGCCGGGACGAGCCAGCTCGAGAGCCTGCTGGCCCTGGACTCCAGCTACGCCGAGGCGCGCGCGGTACGGATGGCGCTGGCGAGCCAGCGGCTCGACGCGCGCGACTGGGCGGCGGCCGAGCAGGCGTACGCCGCCGTGGATCGCGACTGGTCGAATGAGAACGCCGCGCTTCGCGCCATGCTCGAGAGCGGCAACTTCGATTCGCTGTGGACCGCATGGGCCGGCGCTCCAGCCGGCTCCCCTACCCTGGCGCTCGATGCCGATGCTGCGCGAGTCGCGGCGGAGAGCCTGGCGGTGGCCGCCGAAGACCTGACGCAACATCCGATGCGCGAACCTCCCCCGCTCGACGCGAGCGCGCTCGCGCCCTGGCGCTGGACGGTGGCGCCCCCGACCGCCGAAGCGTCCCGGCAGGTGACGCAATCCGAGCGGCAGCTGGAGGAGCTGCGCTACGAGCGCGACGGCGCGCGCCGCGACGTGGAGCGCGAACGCGCCGAGCTCGCCGAGCGGCAGCGCTACCTGTCGGTGGGGCTCGAGCGGTCCCAGGGGGAGATGCGCCTGTTGAGCGATCGCGCCGCCCAGCTCGACTCGCTTCGCCGCACGCTCGGCGCGCTCAACCAGCAGCTGGCGGCGGTGCGCGACTCGGCCACGCTCCATCTCGGCCGGCGGCTCGAGCGCATCGTCCGCACCGCGCTCGCCCACGAGCTGTGGATGAATGGCATGCGCTTCTACTACCTTTCCGACCCCGCGCTCCAGCGCACCCACCGGCTGCCGCAGGGATTCCCGAGCGCCGATTCCATGCTCGCCGCCGAACAGGGTCTGGCGCGTGCGATCGAAGCGGTGGCGGAGAGCATGGTGATCGCGACGCCGTCCCTGATCGCGCGCTCGTATCGTGACTCGTGGCGGCCCGGTCTCATCACTCGCTCGGATTCGCTCGGGATCGCGGCCGGACAGTTGCTCTCGCGGGCGCGAGCGCTGGGCGGGACCATCGATTCCTGCCTGACCGCGACCTCGAGCAGCCCCGCGCTCCGGCTCGAAGAGCGGCGGCTCGCCTGGCTCGAGTCGAGCGCCGACTCGATGGAGGTCCGGCACCGGGCGCTCCGCTCCCGCACCGCCACCGAGGCGGTCGAAGCGGCGCTCGACGCCATGAACGACGAGCGCGAGGGCATTGACTACGGCCTCGCCTCCTCCCGATACGGCCTCGCCATCCAGCTCGGGGTGCCCGATTCGCTCGAGCTCCCTGCGGCCGCCGCGGGTCATGAGAACGACTCGACCTCGCTCGCCACTGACGTGGAGGAGCCGGCCGAGGCTGCCGAGTGGCGCATGCGCGCGATCGAGAGCCTTCAGACCTTTCTCGGGCGCCACCCCGAATCGCCGGCTCGCGGAGAGGTGCGATTCCGGCTGGCCGACCTGATGCTGGTGGACGCCCGGCAGCAGTTCCGCGAACAGATGGCCGCCTATCTGAAGGCGCAGGCGGCCGGCCAGCCCACCGGGCACCTGCCGCAGCTGAGCGATCGGACGGCGCTCGATCTCTACGTCGCGATTCTCAAGCAGGATCCGGATTTCCCGCACCGGGACGCGGTGCTCTTCAACGCCGCGATGATTCTGGCCGACGACGGCGATCCGGCCGCGGTTCCCTACTTCCAGGAGCTGGTGAGCTCCTTTCCCGAGTCGCCCTATTGCCAGGAATCCTACCTGCGCATGGCCGACCTCAACTTCAATGATCGCGACTTCGCCAGCGGCGTGACCCTCTACCAGCGCGCCGCGGCCGGCGGCGACACCAGCCTCGCCGTCACCGCGCTCTACAAGATGGGCTGGGCGGAGTACAACGCCGAGCGCTACCTCCAGGCGGTCGACGCGTTCCGTCGGGTGCTCGATCTGTACGACGCTCCGGGGCACGCGCCGATCCAGGTGGACGTCCACAAGGAGGCCGAGTCGGATCTGATCCAGGCCATGGCCCGCGCCGGCGGCGCGCCGGCGTTCGCGATGTACTTCGACACCCTCGGCACCCGCCCCTACGAGATGAAGCTGCTGATGTCGCTGGCCGCCTACCAGCGCCGCTACAGCCTGTTCGCCGACGCGGCCGCCAGCGAGGAGCTGGCGCTCACGCGCTACCCGCTGGCGCCCGAGGCCCTCGAGAACGCACAGCTGCTCGCCGAAACCTATCGCCGCTGGGAGAAGCCCGACCAGGTGCGCGATGCTCAGCTCAAGTACGCATCGCAGTTCGCCCCGGGGAGCGACTGGGCCAGGGCTCAAGCCTCCGATTCGGTGCGCACCGCGGGGTCGGAGTTCGCACGCGGGGGACTCAAGTCAGTGGCCCTCGAGCACCACCTCGAGGCGCGGAAGACCAATTCCGCGTGGGAGTGGCGCGAGGCGCTGCAGCTCTACGACACCATCCTCTCCCACTGGCCGGACGACCCCGACGCGCCCGCGCTCCACCTGAACGCCGGCGAGGCCTGCGCGAGCGTTGGGGACTATCCGGCCGCGCTGGCGCACTACGCGGCGGCGGCGAAGGGCGGCCCGGACAGCACGGCGCAACTGGCGCTGTGGCAGGAGGTCGCGGTCACCGACAGCTGGTACGAGGCGTCGCGGAGCGCCGGGACCGGTCCGCATCCGCTCGGTAGCGATTCGCTCGCCACCGCGGTGATGAGCGCGGCCGATCAGCTGCTCCAACGCTACCCGCAGCATCCGCGCGCCGCCGATCTCTTGTGGCGCGAAGGCAATCTGGCGTTCGCCCACCGCTGGTACGACCGGTCCGCCGAGTTCTTCGGGAAGTTCGCGACCCAGCATCCTTCGGATTCGCGCGCCCCGCTCGCCGCCATGCTGCGCGCCGACTCCTACCTGCGCCTCGACCAGTTCGATCAGGCGGGCGCGGCTTATGCCGCCGCCATGACCGCGGCGCGCACGGCCGGCGTCGACTCGCTGGCACGCCGCGCCGAGCGCGCGATTCCGATCTGCGCCTATCGCCAGGCGGAAGCGGCGGTGGCCGCCGACTCGACCGCGTACGCGAAACATGCCGAACTGTTCGAGAAGGTGGCGACCAGTTGGCCCGGCTACGAACACGCGGATCTCGCCGAGTACCGCGCGGGACTGGCCTACCAGAAGGCCGGCAAGACCGAGGCGAGCGTCAATGCCATGCAGAATCTGATCCTGCACTTCCCGAACAGCGAGTTCCTGCGCGACGCGCATCTCCAGATCGCGAAGCAATGGGAGGAAAAGGGCGAGAAGGCGCGCGCGGCCCAGGGCTACGAGGACTTCGTGAAAGCCTTCCCGCAGGACTCGGTGGCTCGCGACGCCTGGCTCAAGGCCGCCGATCTCTACGCGGGCGCCGGGCTCACCGACCGTGCCGACCAGCTGCACCTCGCCTACGTGCACCGGTATCCGGATGACGTGGCGGCGGCCATGGACTTCCTCGAGGATCTCGCGCGCCGCGAGCTCAAGACCGTGAGCCCGTCCCACCCGATCTCGACGCTGATTCCGCCCCCGGCACCGATCCGCTCGAAGCTCAAGAAGGGCGTCGCGGCGGCCGCTCCGGTCGCGAGCGCCTCGAGCGAGCCGCCCTCGCACCTCGCGCAGTACTTGAAGCTGGCGGCGGCCCACCCCGATCTGGCCTCGAAGCCGCTGATCGCTGAGATCCGCTTCGACCAGGGCGAGGAGTCGTTCGCCGCCTACTCGTCAGCCGCGATCCGCCAGCCGCTCGAGAAGTCCATCCCGGCCAAGCAGAAGCTGCTCGACCAGGTTCTTTCGCGCTTCCGGGAATGCGTGAATGTCGGGGTTGCAGAATGGTCCCACGCCGCCACTTACCGGATCGGCGAGGCCCTGGTCGGATTCGGCGACGCGCTGCAGAAGAGCGAGCGTCCTGCCGATATCAAAGGGGACGATCTGACCGCCTACGACCAGGTGCTCCACCAACAGGCTCAGCCCTTCTACGACCGGGGCGAGGGCGTGTGGGCGGAGCTCTTGCGCCAGCGGGCCAAGGATTCGTCGGACGACTCGTGGATGGGCAAGGCGCAGCAGTCCTTGTTCCAGCGCATGTCGGACCGCTTCTACTACCGCCCCGAAACGGATTACCCGCTGGCGGCGGCGGTGGCGGCCGACAAGGTGCACCCCGCGAAATCGGATTTGCCGTCCCGCGCGCACGGCGGCAAGTCGAAGTCGAGCGAACGGGCGGAGGCCAAGAGCCACCGCGGATCCAGGGGTCGAACCGCCAGCATGACCAGCCAGGGGAGCGAGCCATGA
- a CDS encoding outer membrane beta-barrel domain-containing protein, producing MTRPPRSLIGFARPVALAALLALTWGARARAEDAAAAPADSTNQGVPAPAAFPATPDTSATSLMTPPSGHAIRKVRLLGKSQVVLRSGPGDNYAIAGVYKSGSEFPIIAKSGDWDNVRVSPTESGWVHASLCKEFDDFTDLEFKPNPKMYSRTGAVILTGYAGAYAFDRKSNSLALGGRVGYYVFDRIQFEGTVAWTHVNRPAEIVESLFGLMLEEEDFDMLYYNLNLTWELLPGRQMVPYLSGGLGSAIMQGQVEPSTNYGGGVELFLSKRTAVRWEVRDYRFKTGADNARRQNNNIEFTLGTSYLF from the coding sequence ATGACTCGCCCACCCCGATCCCTGATTGGTTTCGCGCGACCGGTCGCGCTGGCGGCGCTGCTCGCCCTGACCTGGGGGGCGCGCGCCCGCGCCGAGGACGCTGCCGCGGCGCCGGCCGACTCGACGAATCAGGGCGTGCCCGCTCCTGCCGCATTCCCGGCGACTCCGGACACCTCGGCAACGTCACTCATGACCCCGCCGAGCGGTCACGCCATCCGCAAGGTGCGGCTGCTCGGCAAGTCGCAGGTCGTGCTGCGCTCCGGGCCCGGCGACAACTACGCGATCGCCGGGGTCTACAAGAGCGGCTCCGAGTTCCCGATCATCGCCAAGAGCGGCGACTGGGACAACGTGCGCGTATCGCCGACCGAGAGCGGCTGGGTCCACGCGTCGCTGTGCAAGGAATTCGACGACTTCACCGATCTCGAATTCAAGCCCAACCCCAAGATGTATTCACGCACCGGCGCCGTGATTCTCACCGGCTATGCCGGCGCCTACGCCTTCGACCGCAAGTCCAACTCGCTCGCGCTCGGCGGGCGCGTCGGCTACTACGTCTTCGATCGGATCCAGTTCGAGGGCACGGTCGCCTGGACTCACGTCAATCGTCCCGCCGAGATCGTCGAGAGCCTCTTCGGCCTGATGCTCGAGGAGGAGGATTTCGACATGCTCTACTACAACCTCAACCTCACCTGGGAGCTGCTGCCCGGGCGCCAGATGGTGCCCTATCTGAGCGGTGGCCTCGGCTCCGCGATCATGCAGGGCCAGGTGGAGCCCAGCACCAATTACGGCGGCGGCGTCGAGCTGTTCCTCTCCAAGCGCACCGCGGTCCGCTGGGAAGTGCGCGACTACCGCTTCAAGACCGGCGCCGACAACGCGCGCCGCCAGAACAACAACATCGAATTCACGCTCGGGACTTCCTACCTCTTCTAG